The following are encoded together in the Pararhizobium qamdonense genome:
- a CDS encoding amino acid ABC transporter permease, with protein MDFPLMLRVFPFFVEAAWVTVQISVLSLLLGLAVAAVIASAKMSGSLVLRTFGRFYVSVFRGTPCLIQLFVLYFGGPQIGINLDPFAAGVIGLGLNIGAYMAESIRGGILGVDRGQVEAARTIGFSKLQTLRLVILPQAARLMIRPLGVNAVGLIKGSALVSTISVVELTYTAQRFIGSTYKPFEIFGIAALLYMIIVYAVSRAVDLLDRRYAIN; from the coding sequence ATGGATTTCCCGCTGATGCTGCGCGTCTTCCCGTTCTTTGTGGAAGCCGCTTGGGTCACCGTGCAGATATCGGTTCTATCGTTGCTGCTCGGCCTTGCTGTCGCAGCCGTCATTGCGTCGGCGAAGATGTCGGGCTCGCTGGTCTTGCGCACATTCGGACGGTTCTATGTCAGCGTGTTTCGCGGCACGCCATGCCTGATCCAACTGTTCGTGCTTTATTTCGGCGGCCCGCAGATCGGCATCAATCTTGATCCGTTTGCTGCAGGTGTGATCGGCCTCGGGCTGAATATCGGCGCTTACATGGCTGAATCCATTCGTGGCGGCATTCTTGGCGTTGACCGGGGCCAGGTGGAGGCGGCCCGCACGATCGGCTTCAGCAAGCTGCAGACGCTGCGTCTGGTGATCCTGCCACAGGCGGCGCGCCTGATGATCCGTCCGCTCGGCGTCAACGCCGTCGGCCTGATCAAGGGGTCGGCGCTCGTCTCGACGATCTCCGTCGTCGAACTGACCTACACGGCGCAGCGCTTCATCGGCTCCACCTACAAGCCCTTCGAGATCTTCGGTATCGCCGCCCTGCTCTACATGATCATTGTTTATGCGGTGTCGCGCGCAGTCGATCTTCTCGACCGCCGCTACGCCATCAACTGA
- a CDS encoding amino acid ABC transporter permease, whose protein sequence is MQGLDFSVVTPYTDILLLGVWWTVVLTVTGAVISFFFGIFFAVAVLYAPKVIAYPIRFFMWLFMGTPLLLQLFLIYFGLAQIGINVPALAAGIIGLGLHFAVYNADVMRAGIVSVDVGQTEGARSIGFGRFQTLRYVVIPQAVRNTLPSIGNNLIVLLKESSLVSIIGIAELVHSAQLAISETFRPFEFYITVAALYYILNLVLETGLRQVEKQVEVSR, encoded by the coding sequence ATGCAAGGTCTCGATTTCAGCGTCGTCACGCCCTATACCGACATTCTCCTCCTCGGCGTATGGTGGACGGTGGTCCTGACGGTCACCGGCGCCGTCATCAGCTTTTTCTTCGGCATCTTCTTTGCCGTTGCCGTGCTCTACGCGCCGAAGGTGATTGCCTATCCGATCCGTTTTTTCATGTGGCTGTTCATGGGAACGCCGCTGCTGTTGCAACTGTTCCTGATCTATTTCGGGCTCGCGCAGATCGGCATTAATGTTCCGGCGCTGGCAGCCGGGATCATTGGCCTTGGACTGCATTTCGCCGTCTACAATGCCGATGTCATGCGCGCCGGTATCGTCTCGGTGGATGTCGGGCAGACGGAAGGGGCGCGCAGTATCGGTTTTGGCCGGTTCCAGACGCTGCGTTACGTCGTCATTCCGCAAGCCGTGCGCAACACCCTGCCCTCGATCGGCAACAATCTGATCGTGCTTTTGAAGGAATCGTCGCTGGTCTCGATCATCGGCATTGCCGAACTCGTGCACTCGGCGCAGCTGGCGATCAGCGAAACGTTCCGGCCATTCGAATTCTACATCACGGTGGCCGCACTCTATTACATACTCAATCTCGTCCTTGAAACCGGTTTGCGGCAGGTCGAAAAACAAGTGGAGGTATCCCGATGA
- a CDS encoding amino acid ABC transporter ATP-binding protein, with amino-acid sequence MTVQRPMVEVKGARKAYGALEVLKGIDLSVTRGQIVAIIGPSGSGKSTLLRSINHLETLNGGEIWLDGVQVNQPLRGAPFERHINAVRQQMGMVFQHFNLFPHLTVLENITMGPVILKGMAKKAARELAVELLSKVGLAEKVDAYPSRLSGGQKQRVAIARALAMQPKVMLFDEATSALDPELVDEVNAVMKQLAAEHMTMLIVTHEMRFAGEVADRVLFMDGGVVVEEGPPSDIFRAPTQERTRAFLKKYLAA; translated from the coding sequence ATGACCGTCCAGCGGCCCATGGTCGAGGTAAAGGGCGCCCGCAAGGCCTATGGTGCGCTCGAAGTTCTCAAGGGGATCGATCTCTCCGTCACGCGCGGCCAGATCGTCGCCATCATCGGCCCGAGCGGCTCTGGCAAGAGCACGCTTCTGCGCTCCATCAACCATCTCGAAACGCTGAATGGCGGCGAGATCTGGCTTGACGGCGTCCAGGTGAACCAGCCTCTGCGGGGTGCGCCGTTCGAACGTCATATCAACGCGGTGCGCCAGCAGATGGGCATGGTGTTCCAGCACTTCAATCTGTTTCCGCATCTGACCGTACTCGAAAACATCACCATGGGTCCGGTCATTCTCAAGGGCATGGCCAAGAAGGCCGCCCGCGAACTGGCGGTCGAACTCCTGTCGAAGGTGGGGCTTGCCGAGAAGGTCGATGCCTATCCGTCGCGGCTGTCGGGTGGGCAGAAACAGCGCGTGGCTATTGCGCGCGCGCTTGCCATGCAGCCGAAGGTGATGCTGTTCGACGAAGCGACATCAGCGCTCGACCCGGAACTGGTCGATGAGGTCAACGCCGTCATGAAGCAGCTGGCTGCGGAGCATATGACCATGCTGATCGTCACCCATGAAATGCGCTTTGCCGGCGAAGTTGCCGACCGCGTGCTGTTCATGGATGGCGGCGTGGTCGTCGAGGAAGGACCGCCCAGCGACATTTTTCGCGCGCCTACACAGGAACGCACCCGCGCCTTCCTGAAGAAATATCTTGCTGCCTGA
- a CDS encoding sugar-binding transcriptional regulator, with amino-acid sequence MPIRSTDQILHKAAWLYYTHGLRQDEVAQRLNISRASVATYLRRARETGIVNIATSTQLFADDILARQLEDALGLTSVWIVPEDRQAMDPTAEMPVVAAAVFLELINKGDRVGVAWGRTVYHLADVMPYADLQGVTVVQLCGNLGAPYSYRPDQCTTEIARRLNAEGINVYAPLVLSSEELAAALRAEPVIREQMATISDCQLALYSVGGIEDDSHLVKCGALTAQEMHALGEKGAAGVIAGQIIDHDGQWLDCAHNRRCISADLDSIRAIGKRMMVIQEDSKFEPLVAAIKGGFASHLVVTTSMARRLLERWSTGSRSTS; translated from the coding sequence ATGCCCATCCGGTCCACTGATCAGATTCTGCACAAGGCGGCATGGCTCTACTATACCCATGGACTTCGGCAGGATGAAGTGGCGCAGCGGCTGAATATTTCCCGCGCATCCGTCGCCACCTATTTGAGACGCGCGCGGGAAACCGGGATCGTCAATATCGCCACATCGACCCAGCTGTTTGCCGACGACATCCTGGCGCGCCAGCTGGAGGATGCGCTGGGCCTCACCTCGGTATGGATCGTGCCGGAAGACCGGCAGGCAATGGATCCGACGGCGGAAATGCCGGTGGTCGCAGCGGCAGTCTTTCTGGAATTGATCAACAAGGGCGACCGTGTCGGCGTTGCCTGGGGACGCACGGTCTATCATCTCGCCGACGTCATGCCCTATGCCGACCTGCAGGGCGTCACCGTGGTGCAATTGTGCGGCAATCTCGGAGCGCCATATTCCTACCGGCCCGACCAATGCACCACGGAAATTGCCCGGCGCCTGAACGCCGAGGGTATCAATGTCTACGCGCCGCTGGTGCTCAGTTCCGAAGAACTGGCTGCCGCCTTGCGCGCCGAACCGGTCATTCGCGAGCAGATGGCGACCATCTCCGATTGTCAGCTAGCGCTGTATTCCGTCGGCGGCATCGAGGATGACAGCCACCTGGTGAAATGCGGGGCACTGACAGCGCAGGAAATGCATGCGCTGGGAGAAAAGGGCGCTGCGGGCGTCATTGCCGGCCAGATCATCGATCATGATGGGCAGTGGCTGGACTGCGCGCACAACCGCCGTTGCATTTCCGCCGATCTCGATTCCATCCGCGCGATCGGCAAACGCATGATGGTGATCCAGGAAGACAGTAAGTTCGAACCGCTTGTGGCCGCGATCAAGGGCGGTTTTGCCTCGCATCTGGTGGTGACCACGTCCATGGCCCGGCGGCTTCTGGAGCGCTGGAGCACCGGCAGCCGCAGCACCTCATAA
- a CDS encoding bifunctional aldolase/short-chain dehydrogenase — translation MKNLWSDTDAEAMVSTYAAKGINRDLALRTYTTRLLGGNPRLVLHGGGNTSVKTTVSDLVGDEWDVLCVKGSGWDMGIIEPAGLPAVKIAPLLKARKLTKLSDEDMVTLQRANLIDPASPNPSVEALLHAFIPHKFVDHTHSTGVLAIADLEDSMEVSAKVFGPKMGLVPYVMPGFDLAKLASEVFDRDPTVDGLILDKHGIFTFGATAKEAYDRMIHYVTLAEDYVAKNGRNPFTPAALPADLARPNDITAMLRGAVAVSKGDGRYDRMIAEFRTSPAILDFVNAAEVEDMASRGVSTPDLSIRIKTGPMVLPAPDANDLDGYKSVIAARVATFVENYTRYFEANDARDDVKRIMLDPMPRLTLVPGLGMFGHGRTLKDAKIAADVGEMWIEAARDAESIGRFQPVSKPDLFDLEYWSLEQAKLAGAKAKPFTGQVAVVTGGAGAIGAATAKAFARDGAHVVVLDLDGGKAAEVAKSIGNQSIGLSCDVTDPASVRAAFDAALTTYGGVDIVVSNAGAAWESPIATMDDALLRRSFELNFFSHQSVAQNAVRIMKEQATGGVLLFNASKQAVNPGANFGAYGLPKAAALFLSRQYALEHGKDGIRSNAVNADRIRSGLLNDEMIANRSAARGLSVKDYMGGNLLGLEVTADDVAQAFVHHALAERTTADVTTVDGGNIAAAMR, via the coding sequence ATGAAAAATCTCTGGAGCGATACCGACGCCGAGGCAATGGTCTCAACCTATGCCGCAAAAGGCATCAACCGCGATCTGGCATTGCGTACCTATACGACGCGTCTGCTCGGCGGCAATCCGCGGCTGGTGCTGCATGGCGGCGGCAACACTTCGGTGAAAACAACCGTCAGCGATCTTGTCGGCGACGAATGGGATGTGCTGTGCGTCAAGGGCAGCGGCTGGGACATGGGGATCATCGAGCCGGCCGGCCTTCCAGCCGTTAAGATCGCTCCGCTGTTGAAAGCCCGCAAGCTCACCAAGCTTTCCGACGAGGACATGGTGACCCTGCAGCGCGCCAACCTGATCGACCCGGCTTCGCCCAACCCGTCCGTCGAGGCGCTGCTGCACGCTTTCATTCCGCACAAGTTCGTCGATCACACCCATTCGACCGGCGTTCTGGCGATTGCCGACCTTGAGGACAGCATGGAGGTCAGCGCAAAGGTGTTCGGACCGAAAATGGGGCTGGTGCCCTATGTGATGCCTGGCTTTGATCTTGCTAAGCTCGCTTCCGAAGTTTTTGACCGGGACCCGACGGTGGATGGCCTCATCCTCGACAAGCACGGTATCTTCACCTTCGGCGCCACCGCCAAGGAAGCCTATGACCGGATGATCCACTATGTGACGCTGGCCGAGGATTACGTGGCGAAAAATGGCCGCAACCCTTTCACGCCGGCCGCCCTGCCCGCAGATCTCGCCAGGCCGAACGATATTACCGCCATGCTGCGCGGGGCGGTTGCCGTTTCAAAAGGTGATGGCCGCTACGATCGCATGATCGCAGAGTTCCGCACCTCGCCGGCAATCCTTGATTTCGTCAATGCAGCCGAAGTCGAGGACATGGCGTCGCGGGGCGTTTCGACGCCGGATCTGTCGATCCGCATCAAGACCGGGCCGATGGTGCTGCCTGCACCCGATGCCAACGATCTCGATGGATACAAATCTGTTATTGCGGCCCGTGTTGCCACGTTTGTGGAGAACTACACCCGCTATTTTGAGGCAAATGACGCACGCGACGACGTCAAGCGCATCATGCTGGACCCGATGCCGCGTTTGACGCTGGTGCCGGGGCTCGGCATGTTCGGCCATGGCCGCACACTGAAAGATGCGAAGATCGCTGCGGATGTTGGAGAAATGTGGATCGAGGCGGCCCGCGATGCCGAATCCATCGGCCGGTTCCAGCCGGTCAGCAAACCCGATCTGTTCGATCTTGAATATTGGTCGCTGGAACAGGCAAAGCTTGCCGGCGCCAAGGCCAAACCGTTCACCGGGCAGGTCGCGGTGGTCACCGGCGGCGCCGGTGCGATCGGCGCTGCCACCGCCAAGGCTTTTGCCCGTGACGGCGCGCATGTGGTCGTGCTCGATCTCGACGGCGGCAAGGCGGCGGAGGTGGCAAAATCGATCGGCAACCAGTCCATTGGCCTTTCCTGTGACGTGACCGATCCTGCCTCGGTGCGCGCAGCCTTCGATGCCGCCCTCACCACCTATGGCGGCGTCGATATCGTCGTCTCCAATGCGGGTGCCGCCTGGGAAAGCCCGATTGCAACCATGGACGATGCGCTGTTGCGCAGGAGTTTCGAACTCAATTTCTTTTCACATCAGAGCGTGGCGCAAAACGCGGTGCGGATCATGAAGGAGCAGGCCACCGGCGGTGTTTTGCTGTTCAATGCCAGCAAGCAGGCGGTCAATCCCGGCGCCAATTTCGGCGCCTACGGCCTGCCCAAGGCAGCCGCCCTGTTCCTGTCGCGCCAATATGCGCTGGAACACGGCAAGGATGGCATTCGCTCGAACGCCGTCAATGCCGACCGTATCCGCTCGGGCCTTCTCAACGACGAGATGATCGCAAACCGTTCGGCCGCACG